One Candidatus Methylomirabilota bacterium genomic window, CAGGCGGCGTAAGCCATCAGGGCGTACCGATACGCGGTCCACAGGGGCATCGGCGCCAGCGCGCGGAGGGGAAAGTTGCGCAAGGCCACGAAGAAGTGGTTCCGCTCGACCAGGTAGAGCTTGAATGGCGAGTAGCCACCGCTGCTCGCCGAGTACTTGTGAAAGACCACGGCCCGGGGGGCGACGGCCGTCTTCCAGCCAGCCCAGATGCCCCGCAACCCGAGGTCGGTGTCCTCGCAGTAGGCGAAGAATTCCTCGGCAAACAGCCCGATGTCTTCCAGCATGGACCGGCGATACAGGGCCGCGCAC contains:
- a CDS encoding glycosyltransferase family 2 protein, whose protein sequence is CAALYRRSMLEDIGLFAEEFFAYCEDTDLGLRGIWAGWKTAVAPRAVVFHKYSASSGGYSPFKLYLVERNHFFVALRNFPLRALAPMPLWTAYRYALMAYAACTGAGKGQAATEGGMRLFLGALLRGIGAAVWDGLGQLRRRPPRKRIGAGEFASLLERYRMPIHRLVLNG